The genomic window ATGTCCGACAGGGAGCTCTATGCCAAAGCCGTCCATGTTTGTGACTATAGCGCGGACGAAGTCAGCATCGGAAGGGTCCAGTCTTTGGTCTGGTGCTGCCTGTCTAAAGCAAGGCCCGGCAGCATCCAGGGCAGTGAGTGAGGAGATGTTTTGGCCGGTTATTTGACGGTAGTTCTTGGCGATGAAGCTCATGGTGTGGGCGCCGAGGCTTAGACCGACGAGCTCCAGTTGTTTTGGGTCGAGACCGTGCGCTGCTAGCTTGACCAGCATTTCGGCTACGTGCTTGCCAATCGGTCGTATTACGCGCGAGGCtctgaaataatataaatagtattatataataaacataaaCTTTTTGTCACGAGTATTTTCAGCTCTTGATCTCTAAGTTACCTTGATTTCTCGAAATATAATAATTTCTAAGACGTACGATAAGTAACTACGATTTCCAGACTTCCGTGACCGAAGTGTCCCATCGAGATCCTATATTACTATAGTAGCACCGTCCGTTAGTCTGGCCGACCATGTAAGGCAATAAACAGTCCAAATGTTGTCGTACTTAAGATATATCACTATTGCAGATTGCCTTTTGGATAAAAAACGGTGTCGAATTCGCCCacaaagggtttcgtacatatttaactttattttacaaataaaatatatttatatttatttttagatttaagatttCATAGActgtatattttacaaattaataattctCAAagttttccctgtacttgtagtgtaacaCGATAttatttgccaaatttcatagttctaggccaacgggaagtaccctataaattttgattcccttgagagtgtcgaaatatactaTTTTTGCAGCAAAAAAAGGCCGTatttagaagtttgattttttcacagcttctaGGGGCTGTAGATCTTAGTAtacggttttaatttcaactcgatccTCCAcacgttcccgagataaagggtcttgatagacagacggacggacgggcgGAAAaaagtgattctataagggttccgttttttccttttgaggtgcgGAACTCTAGAAAGAGCCAAAATGTCATTAacaaggttattaaatataatctgtaatattttCGTCATGAAGATTTAGCCTTTTTAGGACGAAAATGACGGGCATATAGTAGGTATAAAGTATAGTTTGACGTTataaacattaatttttttaacataaacATTGCAGAGTTATAAACATTGCATAGGTACTTACAGTGGATATAACCGTGCTGTAAATTCCAAAGTATCCAACAACAACACATTATATCCCACATCCTTATATACTTTTCCTAGTACACTCCCAAAAGGCCAGCTAGTAGAATCCAAGTAACCGCCACAGTATAGTAAGGTCTTCTTACTAAAGTCTATATCCTTGTTCTTGGCTAGGTTCCCTATGTGGTAATAATCGTATGATCTAGTTAGTCTGTGGTCTTTGTTCATCACTGTCATATAGAGCTTCTTTAGGCTTTTCGGTTTGATGGCGGCAGGTTTGTCCGAGTTTGGGCCTGTAATTAATGAGTTTAGAATGTATAGATTCGAAACTAGGATTCGAATTCTACTTTTTCggataaattttaatgtaaacatttgtTCTAAATAACATAACTCaatctattttgaataaaaaatcatcatcttcctcgcgttatcccggcattttgccacggctcatgggagcctggggtccgcttgacaactaatcctaagaattggcgtaggcactagtttttacgaaagcgattgccatctgaccttccaacccagagggggaactaggccttgttaggattagtccggtttcctcaagatgttttccttcaccgaaaagcgactg from Cydia strobilella chromosome 11, ilCydStro3.1, whole genome shotgun sequence includes these protein-coding regions:
- the LOC134745632 gene encoding lipase member H-B-like, which produces MVYEHLVKMDLTHEVLGTYIVVFMFLFVAAVEFSREAEGYPLGLLPDCPNSDKPAAIKPKSLKKLYMTVMNKDHRLTRSYDYYHIGNLAKNKDIDFSKKTLLYCGGYLDSTSWPFGSVLGKVYKDVGYNVLLLDTLEFTARLYPLASRVIRPIGKHVAEMLVKLAAHGLDPKQLELVGLSLGAHTMSFIAKNYRQITGQNISSLTALDAAGPCFRQAAPDQRLDPSDADFVRAIVTNMDGFGIELPVGHVIFYVNGGEYQPGQISWLPCHIFCSHIRGYLLWLSALYNPRSFIGVRCDTMQQVRDGDCYNLKPMVTNTLDLYTDRSKPGIYYLQTSNWYPYAMGKRGLKKAKPGTFRFSTSLNDIF